A single window of Nicotiana sylvestris chromosome 3, ASM39365v2, whole genome shotgun sequence DNA harbors:
- the LOC104230918 gene encoding uncharacterized protein, with the protein MRGGRKNLKRAVEEEFFTLQQGQSIMQVVDLRGSNLIKVMDAKGETSIAIFPAKFQKSMWIKRGNFVVVDERGREEAVESGRKVGCVVTQVLYYEQVRVLQKSPEWPEVFKSTAVESSKQHTQSDNTQMDENEDSSDDDGLPPLEANTNRLNPFQQESETESDSDTDS; encoded by the exons ATGAGAGGGGGAAGGAAGAATTTGAAGAGGGCTGTTGAAGAAGAATTTTTCACTCTTCAACAAGGGCAAAGCATTATGCAGGTTGTGGACCTTCGAGGTTCCAACCTTATTAAA GTGATGGATGCGAAAGGTGAAACATCAATAGCAATATTTCCAGCTAAATTTCAGAAAAGCATGTGGATAAAAAGAG GCAATTTTGTTGTGGTTGATGAGAGAGGAAGAGAGGAAGCTGTTGAGTCAGGTAGAAAAGTGGGATGTGTTGTTACGCAGGTACTCTATTATGAACAAGTTCGTGTGCTTCAAAAGTCACCTGAATG GCCAGAGGTCTTCAAATCCACAGCAGTAGAGAGTTCAAAACAGCATACGCAATCAGATAATACCCAGATGGATGAGAATGAAGACTCAAGTGATGATGATGGACTCCCTCCCTTAGAAGCCAATACAAACAGACTAAATCCATTTCAACAGGAGTCCGAGACAGAATCTGATTCAGATACTGATTCCTGA